From one Myxococcus xanthus genomic stretch:
- the murI gene encoding glutamate racemase: MRQGSHSPIGVFDSGVGGLTVLKALMARLPHESTVYLGDTARVPYGTKSGEVVTRYSLKNAEFLLERGIKLLVVACNTASAVALPALEAALPVPVVGVILPGARAALARTQGGGVGIIGTPGTIRSGAYQRALESADPRVRAKARACPLFVPLAEEGWTTGDVPLLVARDYLAEFTRDGVDTLVLGCTHYPLLKGVIAEVVGPQVALVDSAEATADAVAALLSERDGLAPASRGTPEHAYYVTDVPERFMEVGARFLGRPITAAEQVDLTF; the protein is encoded by the coding sequence ATGCGGCAAGGCAGCCACAGTCCCATTGGTGTCTTCGATTCAGGCGTCGGCGGGCTCACCGTCCTCAAGGCCCTCATGGCCCGGCTCCCCCACGAGAGCACGGTGTATCTGGGGGACACCGCGCGGGTGCCCTACGGCACCAAGTCCGGCGAGGTGGTGACGCGCTACTCGCTGAAGAACGCGGAGTTTCTCCTGGAGCGCGGCATCAAGCTGCTGGTGGTGGCGTGCAACACCGCTTCGGCCGTGGCGCTGCCCGCGCTGGAGGCGGCGCTGCCAGTGCCGGTGGTGGGCGTCATCCTCCCCGGCGCGCGGGCGGCGTTGGCGCGCACGCAGGGGGGCGGGGTGGGTATCATCGGCACACCCGGCACCATCCGCTCGGGGGCCTACCAGCGTGCCCTTGAGTCCGCGGACCCGCGGGTGCGGGCGAAGGCCCGCGCCTGTCCGCTCTTCGTGCCGCTGGCGGAAGAGGGGTGGACCACAGGCGACGTGCCCCTGCTGGTGGCGCGCGACTACCTGGCCGAGTTCACCCGCGACGGCGTGGACACCCTGGTGCTGGGCTGCACGCACTACCCGCTGCTCAAGGGCGTCATCGCGGAGGTGGTGGGGCCCCAGGTGGCGCTGGTGGACTCGGCGGAGGCCACCGCGGACGCCGTGGCCGCGCTGCTGTCGGAGCGGGATGGACTGGCGCCGGCGTCGCGAGGCACGCCGGAGCACGCGTACTACGTCACCGACGTGCCGGAGCGCTTCATGGAGGTGGGGGCCCGTTTCCTGGGCCGGCCCATCACCGCGGCGGAGCAGGTGGACCTGACCTTCTGA
- the carF gene encoding plasmanylethanolamine desaturase, whose product MKTQEIEKKVRQQDAQVLAQGYSPAIRAMEIAAIVSFVSLEVALVYRLWGTPYAGTWLLLSAVLLGYLAADFVSGFVHWMGDTWGSTEMPVLGKALIRPFREHHVDEKAITRHDFVETNGNNCLISLPVAIIALCLPMSGPGWVFCASFLGAMIFWVMATNQFHKWSHMDSPPALVGFLQRVHLILPPDHHRIHHTKPYNKYYCITVGWMNKPLTMVHFFPTAERLITWATGLLPRQDDIGAEAARALVVAAGGSEAPVVQAAKELLTQATVQEKPASTRP is encoded by the coding sequence ATGAAGACCCAAGAGATTGAAAAGAAGGTGCGCCAGCAAGACGCCCAGGTGCTGGCCCAGGGGTACTCGCCCGCCATCCGCGCGATGGAGATTGCCGCCATCGTCTCCTTCGTCTCACTGGAGGTGGCGCTGGTGTACCGGCTGTGGGGCACCCCCTATGCTGGCACGTGGCTGCTGCTCAGCGCGGTGCTGCTGGGCTACCTCGCCGCGGACTTCGTCTCCGGCTTCGTCCACTGGATGGGCGACACGTGGGGCTCCACGGAGATGCCGGTGCTGGGCAAGGCGCTCATCCGCCCCTTCCGCGAGCACCACGTGGACGAGAAGGCCATCACCCGCCACGACTTCGTGGAGACCAACGGCAACAACTGCCTCATCTCCCTGCCGGTGGCCATCATCGCCCTGTGCCTGCCCATGAGCGGCCCGGGCTGGGTGTTCTGCGCGTCCTTTCTCGGCGCGATGATTTTCTGGGTGATGGCGACCAACCAGTTCCACAAGTGGTCGCACATGGACTCGCCGCCCGCGCTCGTCGGCTTCCTCCAGCGCGTGCACCTCATCCTGCCCCCCGACCACCACCGCATTCACCACACCAAGCCGTACAACAAGTACTACTGCATCACCGTGGGCTGGATGAACAAGCCGCTGACGATGGTCCACTTCTTCCCCACCGCCGAGCGGCTCATCACCTGGGCCACGGGCCTGCTGCCGCGCCAGGACGACATCGGCGCGGAGGCGGCGCGCGCGCTGGTGGTCGCCGCGGGTGGCAGCGAGGCCCCGGTGGTCCAGGCGGCCAAGGAGCTGCTCACCCAGGCCACCGTGCAGGAGAAGCCCGCCTCCACGCGCCCGTAG
- a CDS encoding cell division protein FtsX: MSALSKVTYFCRSAAVGLKHSPFVHFIAVTTIAIALFSAGMARGAARVLDNLLASLGGEVEVTVYLSPELDADEVHGVRALVLALSGGEVTLVSPDAALSRLRTELGDLGEALAELPENPLPVSLELRVPPERRNPDALLALAKALRAAPGVAGVDYGEAAVQRLSAIARALRFGSLVAFAVVLGATVVIVAATLQLAIYSRRGEIEIQKLVGATDRFVKAPFLLEGLLQGVLGAAVALFGLWAFGRVLGPTLGALFAFLLGPGVAAPWVEPRLALELLCAGCGLGLGGSFVAVGRFLRV, from the coding sequence ATGAGCGCGCTGTCGAAGGTGACGTACTTCTGCCGCTCGGCGGCGGTGGGGCTGAAGCATTCGCCCTTCGTGCACTTCATCGCGGTGACGACCATCGCCATCGCCTTGTTCTCCGCGGGCATGGCCCGGGGCGCGGCGCGGGTGCTGGACAACCTCCTGGCGTCGCTCGGCGGCGAGGTGGAGGTGACGGTGTATCTGTCGCCGGAGCTGGACGCGGACGAGGTCCACGGGGTGCGTGCCCTCGTGCTGGCGCTCAGCGGCGGTGAGGTGACGCTGGTGTCGCCGGACGCCGCGCTCTCACGGCTGCGCACGGAGCTGGGCGACCTGGGCGAGGCGCTGGCGGAACTGCCAGAGAACCCGCTGCCGGTGTCGCTGGAGCTGCGCGTGCCGCCGGAGCGGCGCAACCCGGACGCGCTCCTGGCGTTGGCGAAGGCGCTGCGAGCGGCGCCTGGCGTGGCCGGCGTGGACTATGGCGAGGCGGCGGTGCAGCGGCTGTCCGCCATCGCCCGGGCGCTGCGCTTCGGTTCGCTGGTGGCCTTCGCGGTGGTGCTGGGCGCCACCGTGGTCATCGTGGCGGCGACGCTGCAGTTGGCCATCTATTCGCGGCGCGGCGAGATTGAAATCCAGAAGCTGGTGGGCGCCACGGACCGCTTCGTCAAGGCGCCCTTCCTGCTGGAGGGACTGCTCCAGGGCGTGTTGGGCGCGGCGGTGGCGCTCTTCGGGCTCTGGGCCTTCGGCCGGGTGCTCGGGCCCACGTTGGGCGCGCTCTTCGCCTTTCTGTTGGGGCCCGGCGTCGCGGCGCCGTGGGTGGAGCCCCGGCTGGCGCTGGAGCTGCTGTGCGCTGGCTGCGGCCTGGGACTGGGCGGCAGCTTCGTCGCCGTGGGGCGCTTCCTCCGCGTATGA
- a CDS encoding MotA/TolQ/ExbB proton channel family protein has product MTPHLPLALGAMNYVEIIRDASLIELAVLLLLMGVSVASWALIAMKASQLAKARAQSLTFLDTFWKASRLEAIYQTAQKLDGSPLSKVFCAGYEELTKLAQAKEGGTEGALAERLGGIENVERALHRASTAQITELENRVSFLGTVGAASPFVGLFGTVIGILSAFNQIAEQGNATLATVAAPVGNALFATAAGLFAAIPAVVAYNSFVSRIKVFDTEMSNFSADFLNIIKRHFFR; this is encoded by the coding sequence ATGACGCCCCACCTGCCCCTGGCGCTTGGCGCCATGAACTACGTGGAGATCATCCGCGACGCCTCCCTCATCGAGCTGGCAGTCCTACTGCTCCTGATGGGCGTATCCGTGGCCTCCTGGGCCCTCATCGCCATGAAGGCGTCCCAGCTCGCCAAGGCTCGCGCACAGTCTCTCACCTTCCTCGACACCTTCTGGAAGGCCTCGCGCCTGGAGGCCATCTACCAGACGGCCCAGAAGCTCGACGGCTCGCCGCTGTCGAAGGTCTTCTGCGCCGGCTATGAAGAGCTGACCAAGCTGGCGCAAGCCAAGGAGGGCGGCACCGAAGGCGCGCTGGCCGAGCGGCTGGGCGGCATCGAGAACGTGGAGCGCGCGCTCCACCGGGCCTCCACGGCGCAAATCACCGAGCTGGAGAACCGGGTGTCCTTCCTGGGCACCGTGGGCGCGGCGTCGCCCTTCGTGGGCCTGTTCGGCACCGTCATCGGCATCCTGAGCGCGTTCAATCAGATTGCCGAGCAGGGCAACGCGACGCTGGCCACGGTGGCCGCGCCGGTGGGCAACGCGCTCTTCGCCACCGCCGCGGGCCTGTTCGCGGCGATTCCGGCGGTGGTCGCCTACAACTCGTTCGTCAGCCGCATCAAGGTGTTCGACACGGAGATGTCGAACTTCTCCGCGGACTTCCTCAACATCATCAAGCGTCACTTCTTCCGGTAG
- the ftsE gene encoding cell division ATP-binding protein FtsE, producing the protein MIQFFHVYKAYPGDPPVLSDINLNVEKGEFVFLTGPSGAGKTTLLKLIFCAEKATKGQILVGGRNIARIRESAVPYLRRNIGVVFQDFKLLPHRTVEDNVSFTLDVLGVPRAEAREKVRRMLKLVGLEHKAGSFPLRLSGGEQQRVVIARALVNDPTILLADEPTGNLDPALTVEIMDLLTQVNVRGTTVMVATHDATLLSRYQKRTVRLERGQIVSDEDGVKAARRMVV; encoded by the coding sequence ATGATTCAGTTCTTCCACGTATACAAGGCGTATCCCGGCGACCCACCGGTGTTGTCGGACATCAACCTCAACGTGGAGAAGGGCGAGTTCGTGTTCCTCACGGGCCCTTCGGGCGCGGGGAAGACGACGCTGCTGAAGCTCATCTTCTGCGCGGAGAAGGCCACCAAGGGGCAGATTCTCGTGGGCGGCCGCAACATCGCCCGCATCCGTGAGTCCGCGGTGCCGTACCTGCGGCGCAATATCGGGGTGGTGTTCCAGGACTTCAAGCTGCTGCCGCACCGGACGGTGGAGGACAACGTGTCCTTCACGCTGGACGTGCTGGGTGTGCCCCGCGCGGAGGCGCGCGAGAAGGTGCGGCGCATGCTCAAGCTGGTGGGGCTGGAGCACAAGGCGGGCTCGTTCCCGCTGCGCTTGTCGGGTGGAGAGCAGCAGCGCGTCGTCATCGCGCGGGCGCTCGTCAATGACCCCACCATCCTCCTGGCGGACGAGCCCACCGGCAACCTGGACCCGGCGCTCACCGTCGAAATCATGGACCTGCTCACGCAGGTCAACGTGCGCGGCACCACGGTAATGGTGGCCACGCACGACGCGACGCTGCTGTCGCGTTACCAGAAGCGCACCGTGCGCCTGGAGCGCGGGCAGATTGTGTCCGACGAGGACGGCGTCAAGGCGGCGCGCCGGATGGTGGTATGA